TGAtacttcaacaaaaaaaatgttacaaTCAAAAGTCTGTTTGAATTCATTACATATCCACTGTGAATAATACATCAATATCACATGCAAGTGCTTGTACAACAAGAAAATGTCATGCGAGAACCAATAATCCAATACCAAATTTTGCACTGATTCTTATTTTTAGGATAGCTTTATGCACATAGATTCCAGGTCACAGACAAGCTTTCTTTCTCAAGTAGTCATAGAAGTTGCGGCAGGATTGGTATAGGTTATAGTGACTAACCTTCCAAGGCGCAGCATCGAGCTATGTAAAGCAACAAAAACGCGAGTGCTTCCAAATACTTGCTACATCAAAGCAAATGAGATCAATTTAGTATGCACCCAGAATTTAAATGCCCTTTACATGTTTCGTGAGGTTTATTTGGTTTAAATTAGTAACCCCGATAATATAGACAAAGCCAATAATTTGAAGGatatattaatatttttactatgagAACAGCTTATTGAAGCTGAACAGGAAGCACTATGCATTAGAAGGTCTAggtcaaaccaaaaaaaaaatgctttctGCACATAATGAAAACGTTTTCATCAAGGAAATCTATTGAAAGGTTATGACTAAGATTATCTCGCTCCAGCTAGAGAAGccaatatataaaaaatgaatccaacggaggaggagccctGTGGAATTTAATCAAGGTAGAAACAACAGTGAGATACCAGAATTTGCTCCTGATAGGACTCACACCCTGCTTGGCAGGGACATACCCAGGGGCGGATCCACGTTATGGCCCATGGGGGCATCTGCCCCCACTTGTGTTTTCCAGCCCAGTAGCATATGGCCCATGTCACAAGGAAAATGCCCCCACTAAGCCCATTTATACATTTTCGCCCCCTCTGAATTATTTTCCTGGGTCCGCCCACCACGAGCTCCTAACATTCCTACAGCCCAGTTCTCTAGAGAAGCAGGTATAATGAGGATATTCTTATCAAGGAAAAACGACTTAGATTGTCTGCCTCAAGGAAGAGAAGTAAATGGTCtcgagaggaaaaaaaatgttcatgaAATAACAAAGTATCCATCATAGTGAGTATAAAAAAGGTAGTGTTATTACCTCATCACTGGGATAAATAAACGTTGATGGTCTTAAGTTATGATAATCTTTCAAGCAATCCAATGGCTTGAAGCCTAAAAGGCGAAGATGATGACTTGCAACCCTCTTCACATCAGACAATTCGCGGACAGAAAATTTAACAACtttgctgcagaaagagaataCATAGGGTATTTTAAGATAACAAATACAAGCATCGAACTGACATAAGAAAAAGCAAATGTTGGAGTCTGTGATGGGTGGCCCGTCACTGCAGTGATTCGTGAAACAATCAGGAAGCTGATGGTTGAAGTTAACTCAAATCCagaaataagaaaatacaTAGGTACATGACACCCCCAGGGTCATATGCGTCTTACTCGTTGTATAGCTGGAAGCGCTTTTGAGGATTCTGAAGGAGGGCCCCGGTGTCATTGCATATGAAAGACCTTTCAGCCTGTGAACATTATTTTATGtgttaaaaaaatgtaagCACAGAGCAACAGCAAGAGAAGAGCTGCATTGTAAATCTTTCCCAGTAAAAGAAAGTTACCAAAAGTGAGAACACTCACATGCCATAAGATATGCAACATTTAGTTATGCACATTAAGGGACAGGTACAAAAAACAGGCATTTACACATGTGAAAGTGCTGTATGTTTCTGACTTTATGTTATGTTCAAGAGGCACAGCAATGCTTAATCGGTAGTACTATAGAATGATGAGTTCTTGATAGTTTCCTTTTTGTGTGGTAGACACGTCAAAACTCACCATCAATTCCCCTGAAGGTTGACATATGCATGACCATAAAAATAGTAGCACTACGATCAAATTAGATGATATCATGCAGCCCTCTGATCAGATCAATTTCTAACTATGGCTCGTTAATTCACTGCCTCCTCTTAGCCATTATATAAAATCAATTTCTTAAGATCCCAGCAGTGCGGCCACGAAACATTTTGGTCTGACTAACTATTACTGGGTTCTTTGCAGCCGTGTGTCTGCAAATCATGGACTGATCAGATCACCTAGTTCTGCCTTCCCCTTGCCTGCGCTTGTGTGCATTCTCCCTTTCGACtagtatatattttctttttctttataaTAATGTTTTACTGTCGGGGCTTCTCCTACAGTTTCCATTCAAAAATAAGTTACTAGTTGGGTATTGATCTAATATATTGGTTAAACACGAATCAGACATCTGAAATAAGAAAGTTATAATAGCTGGGTATTTCTTATATATCTAAAATTCTAAATAGGAGGCCCCCACTACCTATTTCTCtgaacatgcaagcatgccacatcactAGGCCCACCATGCACATTGTCATGCAAACCATGCCACCTCATCAAATCAtgcatatcttttttttcaagccatgcatgtattcatctgcattttttttcctttgaagtTATAACAGGAAAATAAAATGCTTAGATGTTATATAAAATATTATCCAAGAGATGGTACTCATCAATACTATGGTGAGCTCATCAGTGTAAGGAATGGGTTCAGATGAACccaataaaaaatgtcaaaCTCAATAGAATTTAGACCTAATAGTACATCTGAACCCCATGGTTATAATAGAGTGAACCCAATACTTGATtttcctggctccgcccctatTTGTCATGATAGCATAATAACCTTTGATCGTGCATGGGTAAAATCCAAAATAGAAACAGACTGGTTTAAATATTTTCCATATAGCATAACTTCACCTTTAACGGAAGGTTACTGATTGAGTCAAGCCATGTAATTGCCCCTACAAATAAAAGTAAATAATTTATGCTCAAGTCACAACAACATTTTGTAAAGGAGCATAGGACAGACAGATAGTCAGAGCATGCCTGGAACAGTTGGCCGGATTAGCGCATATGTGTTCACTTCTATGCAAACATCATTGGTTATTGCAAATGCAAGAGTTTTGACTTTGCGCTTCTTCATCATCCGTTTCCTCAGTTGATTAGTCATATCCTCCAGCCTTCAAAGAAGATGTTACTAGAGTGATGTTAAGAGTAGGTTAAACTGTCTAGTTAAAGGAAAGCACAAGTACATGTCCTTTCCGAAATGATTAAAAGCGTAAGACCCATAGCATAACAATTGTTATGCATAGCAAGAGATGCTGAGATGTAGCTGGAGGCTCCAGATTGCGGAAGCTCTAGTGTTAGCCAATAAATCTTGTTGATGTACCAAGCAGAATATGCATTTAAGTCTTACAGCTGGAGATTAGTTCACACAAGACATGCCACCGAGGTTacttagggtgtgtttgggaGAGCTCCACTCCACAGATTCACCAGTGAAGCTGGTGAAGTTGTGCCTAACACCCTCAATTCCATATTTTGGTAGAATGGAGCTGAGATGGTGCCTAGTTCATTTTGGTGAAGCTGGTAAAGGGTTGATCCACTTTATTCCTGTGCCTCCCTGTTAGCCTTCTGCCCTTTGAGTTGGTTTCAGATTACCCACCAATGCCACTGACTATACCCCCTTCGACCCAACCAACCGGCTTCCTCTCGTCAGAAATCCCCTCGCTCACCCGCTTCTGTTCTCCCATGGCGCAGCCCTAGCTGCTgctcacgccgccgcctcctctccccggcGAGGTCCTCCCCTACAGAGACTATCCCGGAGTTCTCTTCACCCCGCGCATGCCTCGTCCAGATCCAGTATGAAGGCATGGACAGGAAGGCGCCACCATCTTCTCAACTCACCGCATAAGGCCTCCACCAGGTCCTAGCGCTTGGCGGTACCCTCCTGAACCATGACACTCTCGTCCTTGTCCTCAAGAACCTCGCCATCACCCTCATTGCAGACCACCATGTGCAGAGCAAGAGCATTGGTGGATCCCGCTAACCGGCATCTGCCACGACTGTGGCCTCATTGCCGAGCACGACGACCTGGACCTCAGAGCCATCTGCCGACCAAGAAGGTAGCCAGTCTCCTCCTGTTGTAATTTTCTTCTTCGTCCTCATAAACATTGCAGCTAATTGTTGTATGGCTTGTAGCAAAATCATGATTAGTGTATTACTATTACTAGTTACCACATTCTGTGAATGTTGAATTTTCCGGAGCAGAAATTGATGGCTTTTGTATACTTGTAGCAAAATATCTGTGAATGTTGCATCTTTAGCATAAATCAGATGGATATGCGTTCTTTCAATAATAATTGCTGCAACAAGGATGTCCGACAACGTCATTGTTTTCTAGGTTGTATATCCTATGTAGCTCTGTGAGTCTGGAAATGAAGGATCGAGAGATCAAGAAAGCTCTGAATATAACcgtaatttttttcttaaatagAATATCATTGATCTAAGAAAGCTCTGAATGCAACCATTGATCATGCTATCTCTGGTTTGCAGGATTAGGAATGTAAGCACTAGAGGATTGCTGATACTGTacaagaaaatttgtaaaattaGAGTTTTTAAGTGCTCGCAAGACTCTGATGAGTTATAGATCATGATTGCAGCTGGTACATCCAGACAGACCCAAAGTTTGTTAATGCTTGCAAGGAGCAGTATTGAGGGTCCTTTGATAGGAATTTAGCTTAAGTTCCTACAGGCTGGTGTGTGTATTTGTTCATGACTTGTTGTCCTATTGCTCTGTATGTGCTAGTAGTACTACACTACCAGCGTTGATCTACTTCTATATTTCGGATAGTGCAAAAAATTCTTTGTCGATGGAAGTATTCATGCTATATCTTGTATCCTTTTAtcagattgtttttttttagtagTTAAAACTGTTTCTTGTATTTCTagcagaaaagaaagaactatACAGACAGTTATACCTgcctttaaaaaaattagttaCATGTATGATGGACCGATCGTACGCTGCTGGAGTTAACGTGTAGCAACAAGCAAGTACGTGCGGAGTAAACAGCAGACTAGAGGGCACTTTGGTCCTTTCACAGCAAGTTCTTGTAAACCTGAATCTGAAGTTAGCAAATTACCCAAACACTTTCTTATAGCTCCAGAGTGAGAAAGTGGAGTGGAGTTTACAGGTAGAGTGGAGCTGAGGTGGAGTGGAGCTCGTGTACAAAAAACTTTATGGAAGTATCCTTATGCTAAAACAAAGATAACAAGAGCCATTCAACTTTGAATGTTTTCGTCCTCCAGTACTAAAATATGTGGAGGACCCAGTGTAGAATTGCCACAAAATAGTCACTATACGAATTTCATGGAAGATAATAACTAGTCTGCATAAtcacaaaacacaaaaaattgTGTAATGATCAGCAGATCTGATTCTGTCAGACTGACTCGGATTATCTCCATTAACCACAGTTTGCAAGCTCAGACTCAAGTATCAATATCTGTTTTCTACCTTTTTTTGTACAAAGAATGAGACGCTATGGAGTATTCACATTCGaatcaacaaaaagaaagaaataatcaACAAGTAATATTGATGCTTTAAGAAGTAAGGAACAATACTTGTCACCAGCAGATGGCACATACTGCACTATATCATCTCCCTCCAGACCAATCAAATCCTGGGAGATGGAAGTTGCTTAGCAGTTGGCAGTGATAAGGGGGGAAGCTGCGAAGACTTACTGCATAAAACAGGGACATGTTGAAGTCCTCGTCGGGCCTACTCAATGGAAGAAGTTCGATGGACAGGCCAAGATCTTGTGCATCCTGAAGGCAGACAAGTAATCatacagcaaaaaaaaaggaacatacAGCATTGCTTTGCTTGCATATGTGGGCTGTTCGGTGTGAATATAGAATAGATGTGTCATACACATACTTTTGCACGTTGAATTGTTGTCCTAATCATATCAGTCTTTGCTGCTCCAGTAATACCACCAAAAGGATCATCCTCATTGGTGAATATGAGAATTCTCTTAACAACGGTCTTCACAGATCTGGAGAATTTCAAATCAAGAAGGTGGAATCACTGAACTTGAACCAAAAAGGTGTTAATCATTGCATTAAATGATAGTTAAAGCACTTAAGTGTGCTACGCTCATTACATGTAAGTATATGCATCAACATTCAGCAAAATGTAGCTAGTGCAAACTATATCATTATGCATAATATACACAATTTCAGCTTCACTGTGATATTGTATCCCTCCAGAAAGGTACAGGTAATACTTGTCAGGTGCACAGGCTAAACCACTAAGAAACAGGTTAATATGCTGCTGGAATTTGTTAATCAATATAAACTACGATGTAGAGTGGTGTTACCCCTTGCGTAGAAGTGCCTGTGCAACCCAAAGAGCATTATACAAGGTATTCTCTCGAGATCCAGAGGTTATTCCATATCGACTTCCAATATTATTCATAAAAGAATCTAGCATAAGTAAAAAAAGATTTAGAACCATATATAAAAACGAGAATTGCTTAGATTTCCCTACACAAGTATCACACTTTAATCTTATCCATCTGGCCTTTTTGTTCACACCAAAAAAATGGAAATAAACATCATGATTAGGATGTCGATGTATGTACTAATGACATTTCGCAATCAACATCAACAATCTAGGAACATGATAATTGGCGTTGAAGTTTCGAATGACTAAGAGAACACAAGAGATTAAATGAATTTGAGATAAAGAATCAAATGAGATAATACAAATCTCAACTTTCAGTATTGTAGCGTGATTTATATGCATGTGTATTGTGTAATCTGATATAAGTTTAGCATGCAACTGTACAGTTTCGAAGTTTGAGTAGGATCTGGATCTCTATACATCCCATATATAGAAGCAGCCTAGCATTCATATCCCTCCATCTCTGACCAGATGTGCAAAAAAACAATTCATGGAGTATGATTACCTTCAATACACGAAAATTCTTTAATCAGCCTTGCATCGGGCCTATCAAGTGGTTCTCTTTCTGTGACATTGTAAACATAAACACCAGCCAGATCCTgtaggtttttcttttctttctgcaagAGTTATGTGAAAGCTATATCAAAAGAGGGTATCATGTAATATTAGTGTATCAGTTTCACTTCATAAGGAAAAGCATGAAGAATCTAATCCAACAACGCCGCCTGTTAGTTGAAAAATAGTAAACTACATGgtgcaaaacaaaacagttCGTCTCAGTTTTTCACACAGCTAGCTGCTATAACAGACACAACAACAAACTAGAGCAATATGTTACTCTTTCAACACCAGGCAGTGCTGATCTTTCCCTTTTGAGGATAAACAAAGTCAACTTGGGAGACATAACTTAAGTCCTCAAGTTCACTGTTAATTCCCCAGCTTAGTAATTGTACATATATGAAGTAAAACTAGGAAGAGAAGTCGTTGCAGAGAGAAGCATATTGAAGTTTAAAGTCTAGAATAATAGGTCGAAACTCAAATACCTCACCGTTGCCTGGTCTGAACAAATACTTGTGGAAAAATCATAGGATTCAGACAGCAAAAAAATTAGCTAACTAATCAAATCACTGGTAACAGAGTCGTCAAAGCATCAAGTCATAGATTAAAAGTTTTGAGGAGCAACTTACAGTGTTAAAGAAACATATTGAAACTTCATCGTGGGATCTCCCGATAATCTGAGTCTTCAGAGACTGCGTGATGCAGTTCACTATGGTATGGAAATGTGTTTCCTGCTTCTCATCTGACTGCAAGAAACGGCAAGGACACCATGCTTTGTTACCTAGTAAAGAAAATTGACCACAATCCTCCACAAAGTTTACAAACTGAACATCAGGGACTCAAGTAAGCCCATACTATTGGCATCACCTCCCCCAAAACATCAGGATCAAATGCTCTGTTACCTATGACTGTAAGGAAGGCATACTGCCACTCGAAGCTAAAGTGACAACCCGTGAGAGAAACTTGTGATCAtacagaaagaagaaagaatacACATGCTCGTGTTGTCGAGCTAGGCGCGTATAATAAGGCTTCACCTGGGCGGTGGTGGCAGGCGTGAACATCTTGGGCGACGCGTCGATGAGGTAGACGACCATCTCCTTGTTTGCCTCTCTCTCCTGCACAACAGATGTTAGCGTCACCACATCGCCGACACACGCAGGAATCGAACCCAAAATGGGAAGGGGGAAACGGGGGGCAGAGAGCAAGAGCAGGGAAATCGGACATGGAGGTTGTCGTCATCCTCGTCGCTGTCGTCGCGGAAGATGCCCTCGGGGTCCAGGTCCATGGCGCGTCGGGGAAGTCAACGAACGGCGGTCGGGGAAGTTTCCAGTAGCTTCCAGAATCGTCCTAGGGTTTTAGGGCGCCTGGGAAAACCTTCCGGTGGTTTCTTGGGGAGAAGAGAGGGGCCGGAGAGGAGAGCATAGCTAAGTGGGCCTGGGCCTTTTGGGCCCACGCGTGTTTCCAAATATGGCGCCACAACGTTTTCACCAAATTTGAACGGACGGCCGGCCGTCTACTATCTCTGTGGGCGGCGTCCTCGTTGCAGAAGGAAAAGCGTCGGCGGCATGATTCCGCTGCAGTTCGATGTTTCGTGAGCGAGTTCATCTTTATCTTGTCCATGGATCGGCAAAAATTGAGCTCTAATGTTGGACCTGCCGTCACGAAAACTCCGAGATATTTGAAGACCCCCGTGTTCCGTGGCTGGCCGACAATTTGCCAGGTTCATCTTCCATCTGGATGTATGGATAGAACCCATCCATCATTGTGAGGTCCAATTTCCATTGCAAATTTTTCCCGCTTGCCCTTCGTCCAAACTCCAAATTCCAACCGGGCAAGCCATTCCAAATCCCAGAACCCAACGGCGGGCGGTGGCAGATTGCAGTGCACACCAGGCTGTTCCAGAAATTTCGTCCAGGACCTACTCACGGGCTAGCCTCCCTCGACACAATCTGATAATCTACTGTTCATCACATTAAACAAGCAAACAATTTCGTATTAACAGCTTGACAAGTACACCTTGGAACGAGATTAGCGACAAGCATTGGAGGATCATGGATTGAAGGAGATCAACAAAAAGATTATGAATCTAGAAGGAACCATCTAGTATTATAACTTTAAGACAAATCGTCCTCAACATACAGGAGGTATAGGATAGGATATAGGATTGAGATCGATCCAGCTAGCTAGAGAACGGGATCGAATTTACAGGAAGACGCTGCTAAAAACTGAGGAGGATTCATGGGATTCTACTAATGGTGGTTTCTGGCCACCATGATTTCGCTACCAAGATGAGCAA
This is a stretch of genomic DNA from Brachypodium distachyon strain Bd21 chromosome 1, Brachypodium_distachyon_v3.0, whole genome shotgun sequence. It encodes these proteins:
- the LOC100829027 gene encoding ATP-dependent DNA helicase 2 subunit KU70, which codes for MDLDPEGIFRDDSDEDDDNLHEREANKEMVVYLIDASPKMFTPATTAQSDEKQETHFHTIVNCITQSLKTQIIGRSHDEVSICFFNTKEKKNLQDLAGVYVYNVTEREPLDRPDARLIKEFSCIEDSFMNNIGSRYGITSGSRENTLYNALWVAQALLRKGSVKTVVKRILIFTNEDDPFGGITGAAKTDMIRTTIQRAKDAQDLGLSIELLPLSRPDEDFNMSLFYADLIGLEGDDIVQYVPSAGDKLEDMTNQLRKRMMKKRKVKTLAFAITNDVCIEVNTYALIRPTVPGAITWLDSISNLPLKAERSFICNDTGALLQNPQKRFQLYNDKVVKFSVRELSDVKRVASHHLRLLGFKPLDCLKDYHNLRPSTFIYPSDEQVFGSTRVFVALHSSMLRLGRFALAFYGTPTRPQLVALVAQEEVISSGGQNEPPGMHMIYLPYSDDVRYPEEVHLTSGDAPRGTDEQIKKASNLLRRTELKNFSVHDFANPALQKHYGILEALALGEDEMPDIKDETLPDEEGMARPGIVKAIEEFKASVFGENYDQEEAEAAASKAGASKKRKAITDAASQKSAAYDWADLADTGKLKEMTVMDLKSYLTAHGLPVSGKKEAIISRILTHLGK